The Streptomyces nigra genome includes the window AGGGTCAGCGCGGTCTGATCGTGGCCCCGCCGAAGACCGGCAAGACCATGATCATGCAGGCGATCGCCAACGCGATCACGCACAACAACCCCGAGTGCCACCTGATGGTCGTCCTCGTCGACGAGCGTCCGGAGGAAGTCACCGACATGCAGCGGTCGGTCAAGGGCGAGGTCATCTCCTCGACCTTCGACCGCCCGGCCGAGGACCACACCACGGTCGCCGAGCTCGCCATCGAGCGCGCCAAGCGTCTGGTGGAGCTGGGCCACGACGTCGTCGTGCTGCTCGACTCGATCACCCGTCTGGGCCGTGCGTACAACCTCGCCGCCCCGGCCTCCGGCCGCATCCTGTCCGGTGGTGTCGACTCGACCGCCCTGTACCCGCCGAAGCGCTTCTTCGGTGCCGCGCGCAACATCGAGGACGGAGGCTCGCTGACCATCCTCGCGACCGCGCTCGTCGACACCGGGTCCCGTATGGACGAGGTGATCTTCGAGGAGTTCAAGGGCACCGGCAACATGGAGCTCAAGCTCGACCGGAAGCTCGCCGACAAGCGCATCTTCCCCGCGGTGGACGTCGACGCGTCCGGCACCCGTAAGGAAGAGATCCTGCTCGGCAACGAGGAGCTGGCGGTCGTCTGGAAGCTGCGCCGGGTGCTGCACGCGCTCGACCAGCAGCAGGCCATCGAGCTGCTCCTCGACAAGATGAAGCAGACCAAGTCGAACGTCGAGTTCCTGATGCAGATCCAGAAGACGACGCCGACCCCCGGCAACGGCGACTGAGCCGTACGCGTCCGAAAAGGCCGCCCCATGTCACGCCAGTGACGTGGGGCGGCCTTTTGGCGCTGATAGGGACGGGTGCCACAGGCGCCCCTTCCTACTCTTGTGTCCTGGGGGGACCTTCTTGACCACCACCCAATCCGGCAGCGGTCGTCACAGACGCCGGATCCGCTTCGGGCTGCCCGTCGCCGCCGCCGGTGTCGCCGCGGCCGTCGCCGCCGCCCTGCTCACGTCCACCGCGGGAGCCGCCACCGCCGCGCCGCAGCCGACCGTGAAGCCCGCCACGGCCTCGGTGCCGTCGGCCGAGCTGGAGCGCCGCGTGTCCGGCGCGCTCGCCGGCGACGACACCGCGGGCGAGACGTCGAAGAAGTCGTCGTACGCCGCGGGCGGCGACGACTCGACCGCCAGCCCCATGGTGATCGGCGGCACCACGACCAGCATCACCACGGCGCCCTGGATGGCGCAGCTCTGGTACTACGACGACCGGGGCACCGCCACCGAGGACGACGACCTCGGCTTCTTCTGCGGCGGCGCCGTCGTCGCGCCGACGAAGATCCTCACCGCCGCGCACTGCGTCAAGGGTTACGACTGGTACAACTACGGCGCCGTCGTCACCGGCACCAACCAGCTGCCCACCTCCGACGGCTCCGGCGGCAGCGACCTGCACGGCGGCACCGTCTCGCTGCCGTACCGGCAGTGGTACCACCCGTCGTACAGCGCAACGACGATCGACAACGACATCGCCGTCATCACGCTGGGCAACAAGGTCAAGGCGACGCCGATCCGGATGACGACGTCCGGCGACACCGCCTCGTACGCCTCCGGGACCAGCGCCAAGGTCTACGGCTGGGGCCGCACCAGCTCCACCAGCGAGGACATCTCGCAGTCGCTGAAGTCGGCCACGCTGCCCGTGCAGTCCGACAGCACCTGCGCCGGCTACTTCGGCGCGGACTTCGTCAAGGGCCACATGGTGTGCGCGGGCAAGCCGGCCACCGGGAGCGACAGCGGCACCGTCTCCGCCTGCAACGGCGACTCGGGCGGGCCGCTCGTGGTCAAGGGCCGTATCGTCGGCGTCGTCTCCTGGGGCGTGCAGAACTGCGTCGCCAAGGGCGCCTACAGCGTCTTCTCGAAGGTCAGCACCTACGTCGGCGCCGCCTACCCGCGGGTCGAGGACACCAACATCAGCGGTGACCACAAGGCCGACCTGTGGGTGCGCAACGCCTCCACCAAGACCGGCTACTCCAAGGACTCCAAGGGCAGCTCCTTCGCGGCCCGCGAGTCCTGGGGCAACTGGAACGGCGTGAACGTCGTCCTGCAGACCGACCTCGACCGGGACGGCTACCAGGACCTGGTGTACCGCCGCAGCAGCGACGGCGACGTCTTCTGGACGCACTACGTGCCGTCCGCCCAGAGCTGGTCCACCAAGAAGCTCGCCGACAACTGGAAGACCCGCACCCGCATCATCACCCCCGGTGACGTCGACGGCGACTACCTGCCCGACCTGATCTCGGTCGACTCCGGCGGCACGCTGTACGTCTACCCGGGCAGGGGCGACGGCACCTTCGGCACCCGCTACTCGGTCCGCACCGGCTGGAACCAGTACAACTCCGTGCGCGGCCACGGCGACTTCACCGGTGACGGCAAGGCCGACCTGATCGCCCGCCAGGCGAGCACCGGCGACATCTATCTGTACAAGGGCACCGGCAAGACCGGCTCCGAGGCGTTCTCGTCCCGGATCAAGGTCCGCAGCCACTGGACGTACAACGCCTTCGACGCCGTCGGTGACATCACCGGGGACGGCAAGGCCGACTTCCTGGCCCGCACCACCGGCGGCACGCTCTACCTGTACAAGGGCACCGGCAAGGCCACGAGCGAGATCTTCGCCACAAGGATCTCGGTCGCGACCGACTTCAAGCAGTACGACATCTTCGGCTGACATCCCAGGTGGGAGCGGGTCCGGCCCGCCTCACCCGCAGCACACCGTGCCCACCGTCGCTCCGGCGGTGGGCACAGTCGTCTGTGCAACCCTCGTCCGGGTTTCCCCGTCTGACCCGACGGGGTGACGATGGTGCGGTAAGGGTGCTTTTGTGCCACGCCCGAACCTGACCGCAAGGGGGAGACGACCGGACGAGAACCGAGGAGCAGAGTGTCAGCCGAGAGCACGCCGGAGCCCGGCATACCGGGCGGAACCGGCTCCAGGACGCCCCGACCACGCGGCAAGGGACGCCGCCGCAGGCCCCGCCAGAGACGCAAGGGCCTGCTGATCGCCGCCTGGACGGCCGCGGGGATCGTCGTCCTGGGCGGCACCGGCGCCGGATATCTGTACTTCAAGCTCAACGGCAATCTGCAGAGCGTCGACATCGACCAGGCCCTCGGCACCGACCGGCCGCGGAAGACCGACAACGGCTCCGAGAACATCCTCGTCCTCGGTTCCGACTCCCGCTCCGGCGGCGGCAACAAGAAGCTCGGCGGCGGTGCCGACGACGGCAGCGCCCGCTCGGACACCGCGATGATCCTGCACGTCCACAAGGGCCACAAGAAGGCCAGCGTGGTCTCCGTGCCGCGCGACACGATCATCGACCGGCCCCGCTGCACCGACATCGACGGCAACGCCTACCCGGCGGCCTCGGGCGTCATGTTCAACTCGGCGTACAGCACCGGCGGCGCGCCCTGCGCGGTGAAGACGGTGGAGTCCCTGACCGGCATCCGCATGGACCACTACCTGGAGGTCGACTTCTCCGGGTTCCAGAAGCTGATCGACCGGCTCGGCGGTGTCGAGGTCACCACCACCAAGGCCATCGACGACCCCGACAGCCATCTCGAGTTGACGGCCGGCACCCACCGGCTCGACGGCGAGCAGGCCCTCGGCCTGGTCCGCACCCGGCACGGCGTGGGCGACGGCTCCGACCTCGGCCGCATCCAGCTCCAGCAGGCGTTCATGAAGGCCCTCATCGAGCAGGCCAAGAGCATCGACCTGTTCGGCAACCCCAAGCGGCTGCTCGACCTCGCCGACACCGCCACCAAGACGGTCACGACCGACTCCGGCCTGGGCTCGGTCAACCGGCTCATGTCCTTCGCGAACGGCCTCAAGGGCATCAGCTCGAAGAACATGACCATGGTGACGCTGCCCGTCCGCTACGACCCGGCCGACCCGAACCGGGTGATCGTCGCCGAGGCCAAGGCGAAGCAGGTCTTCACGGCCCTCGAGCACGACCGGCCGATCCCGAAGGCGGCCACCGAGGGCACCGCGACGGGCGACGCGAACGGCGTCGTACGGTCCGGGGAATAGATCACCGGGACCCCCGGTTTGGGGGGATGGCCCCAGTCCTGGCAGACTGGTACGTCGGCCCCGGTTCACGCTCCCGCATCCCGCGGCGGCGACCCGGCGCCCTCCAGGAACTCTAGGAGACACCTTGAAGCGCGACATCCACCCCGAGTACGTCGAGACGCAGGTCAGCTGCACCTGTGGCGCGTCGTTCACCACCCGCAGCACGATCTCCAGCGGCACCATCCGCGCCGAGGTCTGCTCCGAGTGCCACCCGTTCTACACGGGCAAGCAGAAGATCCTCGACACCGGTGGCCGTGTGGCCCGCTTCGAGGCCCGCTTCGGCAAGGCTGCCGCCGGCTCCAAGAAGTAGCGAGCACCGATTCGCCGGTCCACGGCCGCGCCCCCACCAGGCGCGCCGGGACCGGCGTTTTTGGTCGCCCGCCCTTCCCTTCCGTACGCATTTCAGGAGCCCAAGATGTTCGAGGCCGTCGAGGAACTGGTCGCTGAGCACGCCGACCTGGAGACGAGGCTCGCCGACCCGTCGGTCCACTCCGACCAGGCGAACGCGCGCAAGCTGAACAAGCGCTACGCCGAGCTCACGCCGATCGTCGCCACCTACCGGTCGTGGAAGCAGACGGGCGACGACATCGAGACGGCCCGTGAACTGGGCGCCGACGACCCGGAGTTCGCCGCCGAGGTCAAGGAGCTCGAGCAGCGGCGCGAGGAGCTCACCGAGAAGCTCCGCCTGCTGCTCGTCCCCCGCGACCCGAGCGACGACAAGGACGTCATCCTGGAGATCAAGGCGGGAGCCGGCGGCGACGAGTCCGCGCTCTTCGCGGGCGACCTGCTGCGCATGTACCTGCGCTACGCCGAGCGCGTCGGCTGGAAGACCGAGATCATCGACGCCACCGAGTCCGAGCTGGGCGGCTACAAGGACGTCCAGGTCGCCGTGAAGACCAAGGGCGGCCAGGGCGCCACCGAGCCCGGCCAGGGCGTCTGGGCCCGGCTGAAGTACGAGGGCGGGGTGCACCGCGTGCAGCGTGTCCCCGCCACCGAGTCCCAGGGCCGTATCCACACCTCCGCCGCCGGTGTGCTGGTCACGCCCGAGGCCGAGGAGATCGACGTCGAGATCAACCCCAACGATCTGCGCATCGACGTGTACCGGTCGTCCGGGCCGGGCGGCCAGTCGGTCAACACCACCGACTCCGCGGTGCGCATCACGCACCTGCCGACCGGCGTCGTCGCCTCCTGCCAGAACGAGAAGAGCCAGCTGCAGAACAAGGAGCAGGCGATGCGTATCCTGCGCTCCAGGCTGCTCGCCGCGGCGCAGGAGGAGGCCGAGAAGGAGGCCGCCGACGCACGCCGCAGCCAGGTCCGCACGGTCGACCGCTCCGAGAAGATCCGCACCTACAACTACCCGGAGAACCGGATCTCGGACCACCGGGTGGGCTTCAAGGCCTACAACCTGGACCAGGTCCTGGACGGCGACCTCGACGCCGTGATCCAGGCCTGCGTCGACGCGGACTCGGCGGCCAAGCTGGCAGCGGCGTAAGGACGCCAGGACGTAGGCACGGACGAGTACGACACGGAGGACTTGCGTGCAGCAATCCATTGGGGGGCGACCCTCGAGCCCCCGCAGCGTGCTGCTCGCGGAGGTGGCCCAGGCCACCCAGCGGCTGGCCGACGCCGGCGTGCCCTCACCGCGCAACGACGCCGAGGAACTCGCCGCGTTCGTGCACGGCGTGAAGCGGGGCGAGCTGCACTCCGTGAAGGACGCCGACTTCGACGCCCGCTACTGGGAGGTCATCGCCCGGCGCGAGCAGCGTGAGCCGCTCCAGCACATCACCGGACGGGCCTACTTCCGCTACCTCGAACTCCACGTCGGGCCCGGGGTGTTCGTGCCCCGGCCCGAGACCGAGTCCGTCGTCGGCTGGGCCATAGACGCGGTACGCGCCATGGACGTCGTCGAGCCGTGCATCGTCGACCTGTGCACCGGCTCCGGCGCCATCGCGCTCGCCCTCGCCCAAGAGGTGCCCCGCTCCCGCGTGCACGCCGTGGAGCTCTCCGAGGACGCCCTGCGCTGGACCCGCAAGAACGTCGAGGGGTCCAGGGTCGAGCTGCGCCAGGGCGACGCGCTGGACGCCTTCCGCGACCTCGACGGCCAGGTGGACCTGGTCATCTCCAACCCGCCGTACATCCCGCTCACCGAGTGGGAGTACGTCGCCCCCGAGGCCCGGGACTACGACCCCGAACTCGCCCTGTTCTCCGGCGAGGACGGCCTGGACCTCATCCGGGGCATCGAGCGCACCGCGCACCGCCTGCTGCGGCCCGGCGGCGTCGTCGTCATCGAGCACGCCGACACCCAGGGCGGCCAGGTGCCGTGGATCTTCACCGAGGAGCGGGGCTGGGCCGACGCCGCCGACCACCCCGACCTGAACAACCGCCCCCGGTTCGCGACGGCCCGCAAGGCGATGCCGTGACCACCCCCCGAGCTCTTGTCCGGAAGCACGTGTACGAGGAGGCCCGCTAGACATGGCACGGCGATACGACACCAACGACGCGACCGACCGTACGACGGGTCTGCGCGAGGCCGCGTCCGCCGTCCGCCGAGGCGAGCTCGTGGTCCTTCCCACCGACACCGTGTACGGCATCGGCGCCGACGCCTTCACCAAGGAGGCCGTCGGCGATCTGCTGGAGGCCAAGGGCCGCGGCCGGAACATGCCGACGCCCGTGCTGATCGGCTCCCCGAACACGCTCCACGGGCTCGTCACCGACTTCTCCGAGCTGGCCTGGGAGCTCGTCGACGCCTTCTGGCCGGGCGCGCTCACCCTGGTCGCCCGGCACCAGCCGTCCCTGCAGTGGGACCTCGGCGACACCCGGGGCACGGTCGCCGTGCGCATGCCGCTGCACCCGGTCGCCATCGAGCTGCTGACCGAGGTCGGCCCGATGGCGGTGTCCTCCGCGAACCTCACCGGGCACCCGGCGCCCGAGGACTGCGACGCCGCGCAGAACATGCTCGGCGACTCGGTCTCCGTCTACCTGGACGGCGGCCCCACCCCGGGCAACGTGCCCTCGTCCATCGTCGATGTCACCCGCGAGGTGCCGATGCTGCTGCGCCAGGGCGCGATCTCGGCGGAGGAGCTCCGCAAGGTCGTACCCGACCTCGAGGTGGCCAATTGACAGCCCCTGAACCGGGGCGCGGCATAGGCAACCGGGAAAGCGCGGCGGAGATCACGACGACCTTCGTGGGGCTCCCGCGCGACAGTTTCCGCATCCTCCACGTCAGCACCGGCAACGTGTGCCGCTCGCCGATCACCGAGCGGCTGACGCGTCATCTCGTGCAGCAGCGGCTCGGCGTGCTGGGCCGCTCCCTCGTCGTGGAGAGCGCCGGCACCTGGGGCCACGAGGGCGCGCCCATGGAGGCCAACGCCGAGACGGTCCTCGCCGACTTCGGCGCGGACGCCGGCGGCTTCACGGGCCGCGAGCTGCTCGACGAGCACGTCATCATGGCCGACCTGGTCCTGACGGCGACCCGCGACCACCGCGCCCAGGTCATCTCCATGGGCCACTCGGCGGGCCTGCGCACCTTCACCCTGAAGGAGTTCACCCGCCTGGTCCGCGCCATAGACCCCGCGACGCTGCCTCCGCTGGAGGACGGTGTGGTGCGGCGCGCGCGTGCGCTGGTGCGTGCGGCGGCGGCTCTACGCGGGTGGCTTCTGGCCCCGACGGCGGAGGCGGACGAGGTGTACGACCCGTACGGGGCACCGCTGACGTTCTTCCGCTCGGTGGGCGAGGAGATACACGAGGCACTCGATCCCGTCGTGACGGCGCTGACGGGGGTGCCCGCGAGGGCCTAACACCGCAGGGCGGCTCCGGCCGGCCGGGCCTACATTGGACTCACGTCATCGTCGACGCACGTCCGGAGCCCACCATGTCGGTCACCCATACCCTCGAGGCCGATGTCCTGCGGCGGCAGGACCCCCAGCTCGCCGACATCCTGCACGGCGAGCTCGACCGGCAGTCCACCACGCTCCAGCTGATCGCCGCCGAGAACTTCACGTCGCCGGCCGTCCTGGCCGCGCTCGGCTCGCCGCTGGCCAACAAGTACGCGGAGGGGTATCCGGGCAGCCGGTACCACGGCGGGTGCGAGATGGTCGACGTCGCCGAGCGGCTCGCCGTGGAGCGCGCCAAGGACCTCTTCGGCGCCGAGCACGCCAATGTGCAGTCCCACTCCGGGTCCTCCGCCGTCCTCGCCGCCTACGCGGCCCTGCTGCGGCCCGGCGACACCGTCCTCGCCCTCGGCCTGCCGTACGGCGGGCACCTCACGCACGGCTCGCCCGCCAACTTCTCCGGGCGCTGGTTCGACTTCGTCCCGTACGGCGTCGACGCGGAGACCGGCCTCATCGACCACGACCAGGTGCGCACCCTCGCCCGCACCCACCGGCCCAAGGCGATCGTGTGCGGTTCGATCGCCTACCCCCGCCACATCGACCACGCCTTCTTCCGCGAGGTCGCCGACGAGGTCGGGGCGTATCTCATCGCCGACGCCGCCCACCCCATCGGGCTGGTGGCCGGGGGAGCGGCGCCCAGCCCGGTGCCGTACGCCGACATCGTCTGCGCCACCACCCACAAGGTGCTGCGCGGCCCGCGCGGCGGCATGCTCCTGTGCGGCTCCGACCTCGCGGAGCGCGTCGACCGGGCGGTGTTCCCGTTCACCCAGGGCGGGGCGCAGATGCACACCGTCGCCGCCAAGGCCGTCGCCTTCGGGGAGGCCGCCACCCCGGCGTTCGCCGCGTACGCGCACCAGGTCGTCGCCAACGCGCGCACGCTCGCCGCCGGTCTCGCCGCGCAGGGGCTCGTCGTCACCACCGGCGGCACGGACACCCACCTCATCACCGCCGACCCCTCCCCGCTCGGCGTCGACGGGCGTACGGCTCGCCTCCGGCTCGCGGCGGCCGGCGTCGTACTGGACTGTTGCGCACTGCCGCACGGCGACGTCCGGGGCCTGCGGCTGGGCACCGCCGCAGTCACCACGCAGGGCATGGGGGAGGAGGAGATGGTCCGGGTGGCCGCGCTCATCGCGCGCGTGCTGCGCGGGGAGGGCGAAAGTCACACGGCCCGTGAAGAAGTGCGGGAGCTGGCCGGTGGATTTCCGCCCTATCCCCGGTGAGACGGGGTACCCGCGCCGGGCACACAGCCACACGTGCAACCATCGTCGTTACCCGGAAGTCCCCTCACATATGCGTCGCGTACGCGTCCGTCGCTAGGGTGTGGGGCTGAGATGGCCGGCGAGACTTGTGGGGAAGCCCGTGCGTGAATACCTGCTGACACTCTGTGTCACGGCCGCGGTGACGTATCTGCTGACAGGGCCGGTGCGGAAGTTCGCGATCGTGGCCGGGGCGATGCCGGAGATCCGCGCCCGTGACGTGCACCGGGAGCCCACCCCGCGGCTCGGCGGGATCGCGATGTTCTTCGGCCTGTGCGCGGGCCTGCTGGTGGCGGACCACCTGACGAACCTCAGCGCGGTCTTCGAGAAGTCCAACGAGCCGCGGGCGCTGCTCTCCGGGGCGGCGCTGATCTGGCTGATCGGCGTCCTGGACGACAAGTTCGAGATCGACGCCCTGATCAAGCTGGGCGGTCAGGTGATCGCCGCGGGTGTGATGGTCATGCAGGGCCTGACCATCCTGTGGCTGCCGATCCCCAAGGTCGGCACGGTCGCACTGACCCAGTGGCAGGGCACCCTGCTGACGGTGGCCCTGGTCGTCATCACCATCAACGCGGTCAACTTCGTCGACGGGCTCGACGGCCTCGCGGCCGGCATGGTGTGCATCGCGGCGGCGGCGTTCTTCATGTACGCCTACCGCATCTGGTACTCGTACGGCATCGAGGCCGCGGCCCCCGCGACGCTGTTCTCGGCGATCCTGATGGGCATGTGCCTGGGCTTCCTGCCGCACAACATGCACCCGGCGCGCATCTTCATGGGCGACTCGGGCTCGATGCTGATCGGGCTGGTCCTGGCGGCGGGCGCCATCTCCGTCACCGGGCAGGTCGACCCCGACAACCTCTTCGGCGGGTCCGAGCGCAGCGCGGTCCACCAGATGGTGCCCCTCTACATCCCGCTGCTGATGCCGCTGACCATCATCGCGATCCCGGCGGCGGACCTGATCCTGGCGATCGTGCGCCGCACCTGGCGCGGCCAGTCGCCGTTCGCCGCCGACCGGGGGCATCTGCACCACCGGCTGCTGGAGATCGGCCACTCCCACAGCCGCGCGGTGCTGATCATGTACTTCTGGTCGGCCCTGATCGCCTTCGGCGCGCTCACCTACTCGGTCAACTCGGCGTCCATGTGGATCGTGCTCGGTGTGGTCGTCCTCAGCGCGATCGGCCTGATCCTCCTGCTCCTGCCGCGCTTCACCCCCCGCACCCCCCGCTGGGCGGAACACTTCGTCCCGCCCCGCTACCGCAGGAGCCGCGCGGTGGCCCGCTCCGCGGGCGCCGCGTCACGCGGCACCGAGGCCGAGCCGGCTCAGGCCCCCGACGCGGAAGCGCGCACTCCGGTCGTTGCCGGCGCCAACGGGTCG containing:
- a CDS encoding trypsin-like serine protease, which encodes MTTTQSGSGRHRRRIRFGLPVAAAGVAAAVAAALLTSTAGAATAAPQPTVKPATASVPSAELERRVSGALAGDDTAGETSKKSSYAAGGDDSTASPMVIGGTTTSITTAPWMAQLWYYDDRGTATEDDDLGFFCGGAVVAPTKILTAAHCVKGYDWYNYGAVVTGTNQLPTSDGSGGSDLHGGTVSLPYRQWYHPSYSATTIDNDIAVITLGNKVKATPIRMTTSGDTASYASGTSAKVYGWGRTSSTSEDISQSLKSATLPVQSDSTCAGYFGADFVKGHMVCAGKPATGSDSGTVSACNGDSGGPLVVKGRIVGVVSWGVQNCVAKGAYSVFSKVSTYVGAAYPRVEDTNISGDHKADLWVRNASTKTGYSKDSKGSSFAARESWGNWNGVNVVLQTDLDRDGYQDLVYRRSSDGDVFWTHYVPSAQSWSTKKLADNWKTRTRIITPGDVDGDYLPDLISVDSGGTLYVYPGRGDGTFGTRYSVRTGWNQYNSVRGHGDFTGDGKADLIARQASTGDIYLYKGTGKTGSEAFSSRIKVRSHWTYNAFDAVGDITGDGKADFLARTTGGTLYLYKGTGKATSEIFATRISVATDFKQYDIFG
- a CDS encoding LCP family protein, which codes for MSAESTPEPGIPGGTGSRTPRPRGKGRRRRPRQRRKGLLIAAWTAAGIVVLGGTGAGYLYFKLNGNLQSVDIDQALGTDRPRKTDNGSENILVLGSDSRSGGGNKKLGGGADDGSARSDTAMILHVHKGHKKASVVSVPRDTIIDRPRCTDIDGNAYPAASGVMFNSAYSTGGAPCAVKTVESLTGIRMDHYLEVDFSGFQKLIDRLGGVEVTTTKAIDDPDSHLELTAGTHRLDGEQALGLVRTRHGVGDGSDLGRIQLQQAFMKALIEQAKSIDLFGNPKRLLDLADTATKTVTTDSGLGSVNRLMSFANGLKGISSKNMTMVTLPVRYDPADPNRVIVAEAKAKQVFTALEHDRPIPKAATEGTATGDANGVVRSGE
- the rpmE gene encoding 50S ribosomal protein L31 — translated: MKRDIHPEYVETQVSCTCGASFTTRSTISSGTIRAEVCSECHPFYTGKQKILDTGGRVARFEARFGKAAAGSKK
- the prfA gene encoding peptide chain release factor 1, with product MFEAVEELVAEHADLETRLADPSVHSDQANARKLNKRYAELTPIVATYRSWKQTGDDIETARELGADDPEFAAEVKELEQRREELTEKLRLLLVPRDPSDDKDVILEIKAGAGGDESALFAGDLLRMYLRYAERVGWKTEIIDATESELGGYKDVQVAVKTKGGQGATEPGQGVWARLKYEGGVHRVQRVPATESQGRIHTSAAGVLVTPEAEEIDVEINPNDLRIDVYRSSGPGGQSVNTTDSAVRITHLPTGVVASCQNEKSQLQNKEQAMRILRSRLLAAAQEEAEKEAADARRSQVRTVDRSEKIRTYNYPENRISDHRVGFKAYNLDQVLDGDLDAVIQACVDADSAAKLAAA
- the prmC gene encoding peptide chain release factor N(5)-glutamine methyltransferase, with product MLLAEVAQATQRLADAGVPSPRNDAEELAAFVHGVKRGELHSVKDADFDARYWEVIARREQREPLQHITGRAYFRYLELHVGPGVFVPRPETESVVGWAIDAVRAMDVVEPCIVDLCTGSGAIALALAQEVPRSRVHAVELSEDALRWTRKNVEGSRVELRQGDALDAFRDLDGQVDLVISNPPYIPLTEWEYVAPEARDYDPELALFSGEDGLDLIRGIERTAHRLLRPGGVVVIEHADTQGGQVPWIFTEERGWADAADHPDLNNRPRFATARKAMP
- a CDS encoding L-threonylcarbamoyladenylate synthase; this translates as MARRYDTNDATDRTTGLREAASAVRRGELVVLPTDTVYGIGADAFTKEAVGDLLEAKGRGRNMPTPVLIGSPNTLHGLVTDFSELAWELVDAFWPGALTLVARHQPSLQWDLGDTRGTVAVRMPLHPVAIELLTEVGPMAVSSANLTGHPAPEDCDAAQNMLGDSVSVYLDGGPTPGNVPSSIVDVTREVPMLLRQGAISAEELRKVVPDLEVAN
- a CDS encoding protein-tyrosine-phosphatase; the encoded protein is MTAPEPGRGIGNRESAAEITTTFVGLPRDSFRILHVSTGNVCRSPITERLTRHLVQQRLGVLGRSLVVESAGTWGHEGAPMEANAETVLADFGADAGGFTGRELLDEHVIMADLVLTATRDHRAQVISMGHSAGLRTFTLKEFTRLVRAIDPATLPPLEDGVVRRARALVRAAAALRGWLLAPTAEADEVYDPYGAPLTFFRSVGEEIHEALDPVVTALTGVPARA
- the glyA gene encoding serine hydroxymethyltransferase; this translates as MSVTHTLEADVLRRQDPQLADILHGELDRQSTTLQLIAAENFTSPAVLAALGSPLANKYAEGYPGSRYHGGCEMVDVAERLAVERAKDLFGAEHANVQSHSGSSAVLAAYAALLRPGDTVLALGLPYGGHLTHGSPANFSGRWFDFVPYGVDAETGLIDHDQVRTLARTHRPKAIVCGSIAYPRHIDHAFFREVADEVGAYLIADAAHPIGLVAGGAAPSPVPYADIVCATTHKVLRGPRGGMLLCGSDLAERVDRAVFPFTQGGAQMHTVAAKAVAFGEAATPAFAAYAHQVVANARTLAAGLAAQGLVVTTGGTDTHLITADPSPLGVDGRTARLRLAAAGVVLDCCALPHGDVRGLRLGTAAVTTQGMGEEEMVRVAALIARVLRGEGESHTAREEVRELAGGFPPYPR
- a CDS encoding MraY family glycosyltransferase, coding for MREYLLTLCVTAAVTYLLTGPVRKFAIVAGAMPEIRARDVHREPTPRLGGIAMFFGLCAGLLVADHLTNLSAVFEKSNEPRALLSGAALIWLIGVLDDKFEIDALIKLGGQVIAAGVMVMQGLTILWLPIPKVGTVALTQWQGTLLTVALVVITINAVNFVDGLDGLAAGMVCIAAAAFFMYAYRIWYSYGIEAAAPATLFSAILMGMCLGFLPHNMHPARIFMGDSGSMLIGLVLAAGAISVTGQVDPDNLFGGSERSAVHQMVPLYIPLLMPLTIIAIPAADLILAIVRRTWRGQSPFAADRGHLHHRLLEIGHSHSRAVLIMYFWSALIAFGALTYSVNSASMWIVLGVVVLSAIGLILLLLPRFTPRTPRWAEHFVPPRYRRSRAVARSAGAASRGTEAEPAQAPDAEARTPVVAGANGSTALGARSRPR